A segment of the Sporichthya brevicatena genome:
GCTGGCGCAACGCGTCGGCGCCGCTGCCTACCTGACGGGGTGGCGGGTTGTCCGCCACCTGCCCGAGCCGGTGGCCCGGGCGGGCTTCCGTCGCGCCGCCGACGTCGCCTGGCGGCGGCGTGGCCGCGGGGTCGTCCAGCTGGAACGCAATCTCGCCCGCGTGCTCGGCGTCGCGCCGGACACCCCGGCCGTGCGGGAGCTCTCCCGGGACGCGATGCGCTCGTACCTGCGTTACTGGTCCGAGGTCTTCCGGATGCCTTCGTGGGACGCCGACGAGGTCCTGCGCCGCATCCGCGTCGAGGGCGAGGAGGGCCTGCGCGCCGAGCTGGACCTCGGCGTCGGGGTCGTCCTCGCGCTTCCGCACTGCGCGAACTGGGACCACGCCGGCGCCTGGGTCGTGGGCGCGGGGATGCCGTTCACCACCGTCGCGGAGCGGCTGAATCCGCCTCAGCTCTACGACGCCTTCGTGTCGTACCGGCAGAACCTCGGCATGGAGGTCCTCCCGCTCGACAAGACGTCCGGCGTCGAGGTGTTCGCGACCCTGGCCCGTCGGCTCCGCGACGGCAAGCTCGTCGCGCTGGTTGCCGACCGGGACCTGACCGAGTCCGGCATCGAGGTCGAGTTCTTCGGTCACACCGCGCGGATGCCGGGCGGGCCGGCGGCGCTGTCGGTGAGCACCGGCGCGGGCCTGGTCCCGGTGACGCAGTGGTACGACGGCGACGTCATGCACCTGCGGATCCATCCCAAGATCCACCAGCCGACCCACGGCCGCCGGCCGGAGCGCGTCGCCGCGATGACCCAGTCGCTCGCGGGTGTCTTCGAGGCCGCGATCCGCGCCCACCCCGCCGACTGGCACATGCTGCAACGCCTGTGGGTCGACGATCTGAGGCTGCGTCATCACGCTGCGTCG
Coding sequences within it:
- a CDS encoding phosphatidylinositol mannoside acyltransferase — encoded protein: MTGLAQRVGAAAYLTGWRVVRHLPEPVARAGFRRAADVAWRRRGRGVVQLERNLARVLGVAPDTPAVRELSRDAMRSYLRYWSEVFRMPSWDADEVLRRIRVEGEEGLRAELDLGVGVVLALPHCANWDHAGAWVVGAGMPFTTVAERLNPPQLYDAFVSYRQNLGMEVLPLDKTSGVEVFATLARRLRDGKLVALVADRDLTESGIEVEFFGHTARMPGGPAALSVSTGAGLVPVTQWYDGDVMHLRIHPKIHQPTHGRRPERVAAMTQSLAGVFEAAIRAHPADWHMLQRLWVDDLRLRHHAASPRRQPAGSGRERSA